A region of the Bacteroidota bacterium genome:
TGTGGGCTACATATTCATCCCAGAAGTTATCAAGTGTGGAAAGTACGGGATTAGGAGAGGTCTGTCCCAAACCGCACAAAGCGGTGTCTTTGATGACATTGGATAAGTTCCTTAACCGGTCGAGATCTGCCATGGTCCCTTGTCCCTGGGTTATTTTATCGAGAATTTCATACAAGCGTTTGTTGCCTATACGGCAGGGGGAGCATTTTCCGCAGGATTCA
Encoded here:
- a CDS encoding NADH-ubiquinone oxidoreductase-F iron-sulfur binding region domain-containing protein, which encodes ESCGKCSPCRIGNKRLYEILDKITQGQGTMADLDRLRNLSNVIKDTALCGLGQTSPNPVLSTLDNFWDEYVAHIRDHKCPAGKCKALMEYFIIQENCVGCTACARSCPANAITGERKQPHFIDQAKCIKCGACIERCKFDAIIIK